One Ahaetulla prasina isolate Xishuangbanna chromosome 17, ASM2864084v1, whole genome shotgun sequence genomic window carries:
- the ZFPL1 gene encoding zinc finger protein-like 1 yields the protein MGLCKCPKRKVTNLFCFEHRVNVCENCIVANHAKCIVQSYLQWLQDSDYNPNCRLCNALLSNKETVRLVCYDLFHWSCLNEMAHQLPQNTAPAGYQCPSCQGPVFPPTNLVSPVASALREKLSTVNWARAGLRLPLIDETEVTQEVDTHNASDCSDWSSFTVLNSEEAAPQNSASPFAYNASCNFESPQQQQQQQQNLKNGGVADQHTIVSISDGASSSRKIYDTREAGVGQDSSTTIDFDEDKYRRRPTLSWLAQLLKNRFGTRKQPRSLMQRFVIFLLIGGIGFLTLVIVMMKLGRASADNDPSLDPKFNPHIRVGQ from the exons ATGGGGCTCTGCAAATGTCCGAAGAGGAAGGTCACGAACCTGTTCTGCTTTGAGCATCGGGTGAACGTGTGCGAGAACTGCATTGTCGCTAACCATGCCAAG TGCATCGTCCAGTCGTACCTGCAGTGGCTTCAAGACAGCGATTACAATCCCAACTGCCGGTTGTGTAACGCGCTTCTTTCCAACAAAGAGACAGTTCGGCTTGTGTGTTACG ATCTCTTTCACTGGTCCTGCCTCAATGAGATGGCCCACCAGCTGCCACAGAACACGGCCCCCGCCGGCTACCAGTGTCCCTCTTGCCAGGGTCCGGTCTTCCCTCCCACCAATTTGGTCAGTCCGGTGGCGTCCGCCCTCCGAGAGAAGCTCTCCACCGTCAACTGGGCTCGGGCCGGACTCCGGCTTCCCCTG aTTGATGAAACAGAAGTGACTCAGGAGGTGGATACTCACAACGCCTCGGACTGCAGCGACTGGTCCAGTTTCACAG tcttAAATTCAGAAGAAGCTGCCCCACAGAATTCAGCCTCCCCCTTCGCCTACAATGCAAGTTGCAACTTTGAGTCCccgcagcaacagcagcaacagcagcagaacCTGAAGAACGGCGGAGTGGCAGACCAACACACAATCGTCAGCATAAGTGATGGAG CCTCCTCATCGCGGAAAATTTACGACACCCGGGAAGCCGGCGTCGGCCAGGACTCGAGCACCACCATCGACTTCGACGAGGACAAATACCGCCGGAGGCCAACGCTCAGCTGGCTCGCCCAGCTGCTCAA GAACCGCTTCGGCACCCGAAAGCAGCCACGGTCTTTAATGCAGCGGTTCGTCATCTTCCTTCTGATCGGCGGGATCGGCTTCCTGACGCTCGTCATCGTCATGATGAAACTCGGCCGGGCCTCGGCCGACAACGACCCCAGCCTGGACCCCAAGTTCAACCCTCACATCCGAGTGGGACAGTAG